A window of the Gossypium hirsutum isolate 1008001.06 chromosome A05, Gossypium_hirsutum_v2.1, whole genome shotgun sequence genome harbors these coding sequences:
- the LOC107903049 gene encoding two-component response regulator ARR17: protein MLYQIMDGDYGGSCGGCSEDMTVEFGYEPHVLAVDDNLIDRTLVEKLLKNSSCKVTTAENGLRALEFLGLGSDQRNSLEATVSKVNLVITDYCMPGMTGYELLKKIKESSVLKEVPVVIMSSENIPTRINQCLEEGAQMFMLKPLKQSDVKQLKRHLMKYRS from the exons ATGTTATATCAAATTATGGATGGTGACTATGGCGGCAGTTGCGGTGGCTGTTCTGAGGACATGACGGTGGAGTTTGGTTATGAACCCCATGTTTTAGCGGTGGATGATAACCTCATTGATAGAACACTGGTGGAGAAATTACTCAAGAACTCCTCCTGTAAAG TAACAACTGCAGAAAATGGGCTGAGGGCATTGGAATTTTTGGGTTTGGGAAGTGACCAGAGGAATTCCTTGGAGGCCACC GTCTCAAAGGTAAATCTAGTAATAACAGATTATTGCATGCCTGGAATGACAGGCTATGAGCTGCTTAAGAAAATTAAG GAGTCATCAGTTCTGAAGGAAGTCCCTGTTGTAATCATGTCATCTGAAAATATTCCAACTCGAATTAACCA gtgCTTAGAAGAAGGTGCTCAAATGTTCATGCTGAAGCCTTTGAAACAGTCGGATGTTAAGCAATTGAAACGCCATTTGATGAAATACAGAAGCTGA